The following proteins are co-located in the Bordetella bronchialis genome:
- the moaD gene encoding molybdopterin converting factor subunit 1 has translation MNPAIQLLYFARVAELTGRRAEAWTLPAETTTGLDLLESLQQRYPQLAPAARLKLAVNQTHAKPTVTIRAGDEVAIFEPVTGG, from the coding sequence ATGAACCCGGCCATCCAACTGCTGTATTTCGCGCGCGTGGCCGAACTCACCGGCCGCCGGGCGGAAGCCTGGACGCTGCCCGCGGAAACCACCACGGGCCTGGACCTGCTGGAAAGCCTGCAACAGCGCTACCCGCAGCTGGCGCCCGCGGCGCGGCTGAAGCTGGCCGTCAACCAGACGCACGCCAAACCCACGGTCACCATACGGGCGGGCGACGAGGTCGCCATCTTCGAGCCCGTCACCGGAGGCTGA
- the moaC gene encoding cyclic pyranopterin monophosphate synthase MoaC, translating to MSTTPPALSHLDESGQVRMVDVGGKNVTARVAIAAARVRMNATAYGLLTQPGQGKGEVLNTARVAGMLAAKRCADLIPLCHSLPLSFVGVDFALDDATHSIDIRATCRTDFRTGVEMEAMTACSVAALTVYDMCKAADKGIVIEQVRLEYKAGGKSGEWRADG from the coding sequence ATGTCCACGACTCCCCCCGCCTTGAGCCACCTCGACGAATCGGGCCAGGTCCGCATGGTCGACGTCGGCGGCAAGAACGTCACCGCGCGCGTGGCCATCGCCGCCGCGCGCGTCCGCATGAACGCCACCGCCTACGGCCTGCTCACCCAGCCCGGGCAGGGCAAGGGCGAAGTCCTGAACACCGCACGCGTAGCCGGCATGCTGGCCGCCAAGCGCTGCGCCGACCTGATCCCGCTATGCCACAGCCTGCCCCTGTCCTTCGTTGGCGTGGACTTCGCGCTGGACGACGCCACGCACAGCATCGACATCCGCGCCACCTGCCGCACGGATTTCCGCACCGGCGTCGAAATGGAAGCCATGACGGCTTGCAGCGTCGCCGCCCTCACCGTCTATGACATGTGCAAGGCGGCCGACAAAGGCATCGTCATCGAGCAGGTCCGCCTGGAGTACAAAGCGGGCGGCAAAAGCGGTGAATGGCGGGCAGATGGCTGA
- a CDS encoding molybdenum cofactor biosynthesis protein MoaE, whose amino-acid sequence MVVVQEADFDAAALHAALRERAGPGAGAIVTFTGYVRDFSAEQATETLFLDHYPGMCERELQDIGDQAMRRWRVIDFVIVHRVGALSRNAQIVFVGAASAHRGDAFRACEYIIDALKTRAPFWKRETLAGGRSFWVEQRQSDHDRTQSWDAGGSASSKETP is encoded by the coding sequence ATGGTCGTCGTACAGGAAGCCGACTTCGACGCGGCGGCGCTGCACGCCGCCCTGCGCGAGCGCGCCGGTCCCGGTGCGGGCGCCATCGTCACCTTCACCGGCTACGTCCGCGACTTCTCCGCGGAACAGGCCACCGAAACGCTGTTCCTGGATCACTATCCGGGCATGTGCGAACGCGAACTGCAGGACATCGGCGACCAGGCCATGCGGCGCTGGCGCGTCATCGATTTCGTCATCGTGCATCGCGTGGGCGCCCTGTCCCGCAATGCCCAGATCGTCTTCGTGGGCGCCGCCAGCGCCCATCGCGGCGACGCCTTCCGCGCCTGCGAATACATCATCGACGCGCTGAAGACGCGCGCGCCTTTCTGGAAGCGCGAAACGCTGGCCGGCGGCCGCAGCTTCTGGGTGGAACAACGCCAATCGGATCATGACCGGACCCAGTCCTGGGATGCCGGCGGCAGCGCTTCATCGAAGGAAACCCCATGA
- a CDS encoding peroxiredoxin: protein MTIKVGDRVPDGTLTEFIETETESCALGPNNFQVADLVKGKKIVVFAVPGAFTPTCSAKHLPGFIQNAAAFKDKGVDEIWCVSVNDAFVMGAWGREQKSGGKVRMLADGSATWTKALGLELDLNGRGMGVRSQRYAMVLDDGVVKTLNIEAPGKFEVSDAATMLAQC from the coding sequence ATGACCATCAAAGTCGGCGACCGGGTGCCGGACGGCACCTTGACCGAATTCATCGAAACCGAGACCGAAAGCTGCGCGCTGGGTCCCAACAATTTCCAGGTCGCGGACCTGGTCAAGGGCAAGAAGATCGTCGTGTTCGCGGTGCCGGGCGCTTTCACGCCCACCTGCTCGGCCAAGCACCTGCCCGGTTTCATCCAGAACGCGGCCGCCTTCAAGGACAAGGGCGTGGACGAGATCTGGTGCGTGTCCGTCAACGACGCCTTCGTCATGGGCGCCTGGGGCCGCGAGCAGAAGTCGGGCGGCAAGGTGCGCATGCTGGCCGACGGCTCGGCCACGTGGACCAAGGCCCTGGGCCTGGAACTGGACCTGAACGGCCGCGGCATGGGCGTGCGCTCGCAGCGCTATGCCATGGTGCTGGACGATGGCGTGGTCAAGACGCTGAACATCGAGGCGCCCGGCAAGTTCGAAGTCAGCGACGCCGCGACGATGCTGGCGCAATGCTGA
- a CDS encoding dienelactone hydrolase family protein, with protein sequence MDDKHLDSLLPPLRLNRRGFLTAATASGFCLAAGPVMAQTAIKTDAKGLTAGWVEIPAAGGNMRAYRARPEKATRLPTVLVVPEIFGVHEYIQDVCRRLAHVGYQAIAPDLFARQGDPTKYTEIAKLQAEIISKIPDAQVIGDLDATAKWAGSHDGDPAMLGIVGFCWGGRFVWLYSAHNRGLKAGAAFYGALRGKRDDTLRPKFPVDIAGDMHAPVRGAYGAEDTGITQDDVAAMREALAKGSAAAKASVIDVYQGAGHAFHADYRPSYRKAQAEQAWGRMLEWFSQHNLAPSSQT encoded by the coding sequence ATGGACGACAAGCACCTCGATAGCCTCTTGCCGCCGCTGCGCCTGAACCGCCGCGGATTCCTCACGGCCGCCACGGCCTCCGGCTTCTGCCTGGCGGCCGGGCCGGTGATGGCCCAGACCGCCATCAAGACCGACGCCAAGGGCTTGACCGCCGGCTGGGTGGAGATCCCCGCCGCGGGCGGCAATATGCGGGCCTACCGCGCGCGCCCGGAAAAGGCCACCCGCCTGCCCACCGTGCTGGTCGTGCCGGAAATCTTCGGAGTGCACGAATATATCCAGGACGTCTGCCGGCGCCTGGCGCACGTGGGCTACCAGGCCATCGCGCCCGACCTTTTCGCCCGGCAAGGCGATCCGACGAAATACACCGAGATCGCCAAGCTGCAGGCCGAGATCATCAGCAAGATCCCCGATGCGCAGGTGATCGGCGACCTGGACGCCACCGCCAAATGGGCAGGCAGCCATGACGGCGATCCGGCCATGCTGGGCATCGTGGGCTTTTGCTGGGGCGGGCGCTTCGTATGGCTGTATTCCGCCCACAATCGCGGCCTGAAGGCCGGCGCGGCCTTCTACGGGGCCTTGCGCGGCAAGCGCGACGACACGCTGCGGCCCAAGTTCCCCGTGGACATCGCCGGCGATATGCATGCGCCCGTGCGCGGTGCCTATGGCGCGGAAGACACCGGCATCACGCAGGATGACGTGGCCGCCATGCGCGAGGCCCTGGCCAAGGGATCGGCGGCGGCCAAGGCTTCCGTCATCGACGTCTACCAGGGCGCGGGCCATGCCTTCCACGCCGATTACCGGCCCAGCTATCGCAAGGCCCAGGCCGAGCAGGCGTGGGGCCGGATGCTGGAGTGGTTTTCGCAGCATAATCTGGCACCGTCGTCGCAAACGTGA
- the moaB gene encoding molybdenum cofactor biosynthesis protein B, which produces MSELKEEKKASLACAVLTVSDTRTAGNDTSGNWLAETLARDGHDCVRRDLVKDNVYEIRRVVSDWIADTRVQVILITGGTGFSHRDSTPEAVAALLDKEITGFGELFRHVSYQEIGSSTIQSRALAGYANDTVIFCLPGSTGACETAWNHILREQLDSRHKPCNFASHLQKKALESKERAGR; this is translated from the coding sequence ATGAGCGAGCTCAAAGAAGAGAAAAAAGCGTCCCTGGCTTGCGCCGTGCTGACGGTCAGCGACACGCGCACCGCGGGCAACGATACGTCGGGCAACTGGCTGGCCGAAACCCTGGCGCGCGACGGCCACGATTGCGTGCGGCGCGACCTCGTGAAGGACAACGTCTACGAAATCCGCCGGGTCGTCAGCGACTGGATCGCGGATACGCGGGTACAGGTCATCCTGATCACCGGCGGCACGGGCTTCTCGCACCGCGATTCCACGCCGGAAGCGGTGGCTGCCCTGCTGGACAAGGAAATCACCGGCTTCGGCGAACTGTTCCGCCATGTTTCCTACCAGGAGATCGGCAGCTCGACCATCCAGTCGCGCGCCCTGGCGGGCTATGCCAACGATACGGTGATCTTCTGCCTGCCCGGCTCCACCGGCGCATGCGAGACCGCCTGGAACCACATCCTGCGCGAGCAGCTCGACAGCCGCCACAAGCCCTGCAATTTCGCCAGCCACCTGCAGAAGAAAGCGCTGGAGTCCAAGGAGCGCGCCGGCCGCTAG
- the glp gene encoding gephyrin-like molybdotransferase Glp, translating to MLDFDDAQTRLANGAPLPRATTETPLREAAGLVLARDLTATLDLPPADNSAMDGYALRHADYRPGATLPIDQVVYAGQAPGPLAPGHAARLFTGSLMPPGADTVVMQEDTRVVGDRLEITQAPRAGQHVRRRGEDTAAGSPLLPAGTRIGPAQIALLASQGIASVVVHPAVRVGILTTGDELVAPGQPREAHQIYNSNGAMMAALVEGMGARATQVLHAQDTETALRSAFQKLAQDCDMIVSIGGVSVGDKDLVKPVLESLGAELDLWRVRMKPGKPVAMAHIDGKPVVCLPGNPVSAFAVFTVLVSPLLRRMQGRRDLFPPVSRQRLRTDSPRQDSREEFLRVRLAIDDGGVAGLQPFDRQGSGVVSSLPWATGLARIPAGQTVRDGEMVAYYDFQHWLS from the coding sequence ATGCTGGATTTCGACGACGCACAGACCCGCCTGGCCAACGGCGCGCCGCTGCCGCGAGCCACCACGGAAACCCCTCTGCGCGAGGCCGCCGGACTGGTGCTGGCCCGCGACCTGACCGCCACGCTGGACCTGCCCCCCGCGGACAACAGCGCCATGGACGGCTACGCCCTGCGCCATGCGGACTATCGCCCGGGCGCCACCCTGCCCATCGACCAGGTCGTCTACGCCGGCCAGGCGCCCGGGCCGCTGGCGCCCGGGCACGCCGCCCGCCTGTTCACCGGCAGCCTCATGCCGCCCGGCGCGGACACCGTCGTCATGCAGGAAGACACCAGGGTGGTCGGCGACCGGCTGGAAATCACCCAGGCGCCGCGCGCGGGCCAGCATGTGCGCCGGCGGGGCGAGGACACCGCGGCCGGCAGCCCGCTGCTGCCCGCCGGCACGCGCATCGGGCCGGCCCAGATCGCCCTGCTGGCCTCGCAGGGCATCGCCAGCGTCGTCGTGCACCCGGCCGTGCGGGTCGGCATCCTGACCACCGGCGACGAACTCGTGGCGCCCGGCCAGCCGCGCGAGGCGCACCAGATCTACAACTCCAACGGCGCCATGATGGCGGCGCTGGTCGAAGGCATGGGCGCCCGCGCCACGCAGGTCCTGCATGCCCAGGACACGGAAACCGCGCTCCGGTCGGCCTTCCAGAAGTTGGCGCAAGACTGCGACATGATCGTCAGCATCGGCGGCGTGTCGGTGGGCGACAAGGACCTGGTCAAGCCCGTGCTGGAAAGCCTGGGCGCCGAACTGGACCTGTGGCGCGTGCGCATGAAACCCGGCAAGCCCGTGGCCATGGCCCATATCGACGGCAAGCCCGTCGTCTGCCTGCCCGGCAATCCGGTATCGGCCTTCGCGGTGTTCACGGTACTGGTGTCGCCGCTGCTGCGGCGCATGCAGGGCCGGCGCGACCTGTTCCCGCCGGTCAGCAGGCAGCGCCTGCGCACCGACTCGCCGCGCCAGGACAGCCGCGAGGAATTCCTGCGCGTGCGGCTGGCGATCGACGATGGCGGCGTGGCGGGACTGCAGCCCTTCGACCGCCAGGGCTCGGGCGTGGTCAGTTCGCTGCCCTGGGCCACCGGACTGGCGCGCATACCCGCGGGCCAGACCGTGCGCGACGGCGAAATGGTGGCCTATTACGACTTCCAGCACTGGCTGTCATGA
- a CDS encoding membrane-targeted effector domain-containing toxin, protein MNVDSNSSIPPLPMRIAGEPAGPGRPPAMAEPGSAHPRHRYEIPPDYLQAAASLAHRCLARDEKAFHPDAAPNRDAGRDDIMRGVREQHRARQRILRQDAAAFFAGLDKAALAASRRPLGGLPCPTGMDAAQLEAAFAGLLEAWPGLVMGQVRFQVGARKLLMENMRALKAMGVERLYMEHLLSDLHGPQLDRLYESAHNEISMDLAEYIRMLEKPARFRYWINARTNEAYALDMLVAAAHRHGIRVIALDCAASYFPSGDADAGQRPGRIALLNFLSRQVIGETEETDGTGPARAGRHGGKWIALVERTQLNQVDDIPGLPALMGVPGIRVQDGRTNRLGPDPGCAPEHSDTHGAWPDEHPGTIQGDALLEVDVFPPPPRRMGPAGHAGASPRPSTE, encoded by the coding sequence ATGAACGTCGATTCCAACTCGTCCATACCGCCGCTGCCGATGCGGATCGCCGGCGAGCCGGCGGGGCCGGGCAGGCCGCCGGCCATGGCCGAGCCTGGCTCCGCCCACCCGCGCCACCGGTACGAAATCCCGCCGGACTACCTGCAGGCCGCGGCATCGCTGGCCCATCGCTGCCTGGCCCGCGACGAAAAAGCCTTCCATCCGGACGCGGCCCCCAACCGGGATGCCGGCCGCGACGACATCATGCGGGGGGTGCGGGAACAGCATCGCGCCAGGCAGCGCATCCTGCGCCAGGACGCTGCCGCCTTTTTCGCGGGGCTGGACAAGGCGGCCCTGGCCGCCTCGCGCCGCCCATTGGGCGGCCTGCCGTGTCCCACGGGCATGGATGCCGCGCAGCTGGAGGCCGCCTTCGCCGGTCTGCTGGAGGCCTGGCCCGGCCTGGTGATGGGACAGGTGCGCTTCCAGGTCGGCGCCCGGAAGCTGCTGATGGAAAACATGCGGGCGCTGAAGGCCATGGGGGTGGAGCGCCTTTACATGGAGCATCTGCTGTCCGACCTGCATGGCCCCCAGCTGGACCGGCTGTACGAGTCCGCCCATAACGAAATATCGATGGACCTGGCCGAATACATCCGCATGCTGGAAAAGCCGGCGCGCTTCCGCTATTGGATCAACGCGCGCACCAACGAGGCCTACGCCCTGGACATGCTGGTGGCGGCGGCGCACCGGCATGGCATCCGCGTCATCGCGCTGGATTGCGCGGCCAGCTATTTCCCGTCCGGCGACGCGGATGCCGGCCAGCGGCCGGGGCGCATCGCGCTGCTGAACTTCCTGTCCCGCCAGGTGATCGGCGAAACGGAAGAAACCGACGGCACCGGGCCGGCCCGCGCCGGCCGTCACGGGGGCAAATGGATAGCCCTGGTCGAGCGTACCCAGTTGAACCAGGTCGACGACATCCCCGGCCTGCCCGCGCTGATGGGGGTACCCGGCATCCGTGTCCAGGACGGGCGGACCAACCGCCTGGGGCCGGACCCGGGATGCGCCCCGGAACACTCCGATACCCACGGCGCCTGGCCCGACGAACACCCCGGCACCATCCAGGGCGATGCCCTGCTCGAAGTCGATGTCTTCCCGCCGCCGCCGCGCCGGATGGGCCCGGCGGGCCACGCCGGCGCGTCCCCCCGTCCGTCGACGGAGTAG